One segment of Vibrio mimicus DNA contains the following:
- a CDS encoding c-type cytochrome, which yields MDMSRSLLSVLFAALTFSTAAFALTEADKNAIAERIKPVGDVYLAGSEPVQAAPTGPRDGATVYGTFCTACHSAGISGAPKTGNAADWGPRIAQGKDVLKNHAINGFNAMPAKGTCMDCSDDEIVAAIEHMIAGL from the coding sequence ATGGATATGTCTCGATCACTCTTAAGCGTACTGTTCGCTGCTCTAACATTTTCTACTGCAGCGTTTGCTCTAACTGAAGCCGATAAAAATGCAATTGCTGAACGCATTAAGCCGGTAGGTGATGTGTATCTGGCAGGTAGCGAACCAGTACAAGCCGCTCCTACAGGTCCTCGTGATGGCGCAACGGTTTACGGTACTTTTTGTACTGCCTGTCACTCAGCGGGGATCTCAGGTGCACCGAAAACAGGCAATGCTGCCGATTGGGGACCGCGTATCGCTCAAGGTAAAGATGTGCTGAAAAACCACGCGATTAATGGCTTCAATGCTATGCCAGCCAAAGGCACCTGTATGGATTGTTCGGACGATGAAATCGTTGCTGCGATTGAGCATATGATCGCCGGTTTGTGA
- a CDS encoding AAA family ATPase, with protein sequence MMTDSEFKVVAFVLDEHSQQVFNQLSRELNGQDWLVKKGDIQAATQWCLKQGAPDVLVVDGGDCLHLESALNGLVQSCSPQTKLIVLGQKQDVSLYRRLLFAGINDYHSTPLDANALRVSLLHLQGHKVAKSLRQGRIVCVLGSAGGCGVSTIAANLGYCLAERQKQQVALVDLDLFHSQHPILLGADYEPHLENILHDARRIDATLLAHSSHQFSERLHLFYSQDSQLSLTEIKQPAEAIRVLAEHYGTVIVDVPDLHHPAMLEVLNHADSCIYVTDYSLSSLRYLAKLRVRQSGHHQRTLLLGNQCRHSKGRVPKLEISKAAGLDIGFELPFDAKVFEKAERTAQPLLAQRSRLSKKLEQISQWLSSAPIEKGLTDV encoded by the coding sequence ATGATGACCGACAGTGAATTCAAGGTAGTCGCTTTTGTGCTGGATGAACACAGTCAGCAGGTTTTTAACCAGTTGAGTCGTGAATTGAACGGTCAAGATTGGCTCGTGAAAAAGGGGGATATTCAAGCCGCTACCCAATGGTGCCTTAAGCAAGGTGCACCGGATGTATTAGTGGTGGATGGCGGCGATTGCCTCCATTTAGAATCGGCCTTAAACGGATTGGTACAAAGTTGCTCTCCACAAACAAAGTTGATTGTTCTTGGCCAAAAACAGGATGTGAGTTTGTATCGCCGCTTACTGTTTGCTGGCATTAACGATTATCACAGCACACCGTTGGATGCGAATGCCCTGCGTGTGAGCTTGCTCCATCTACAAGGCCATAAAGTCGCCAAATCACTACGCCAAGGGCGGATTGTTTGTGTATTGGGCAGTGCGGGTGGTTGCGGGGTAAGTACTATCGCAGCCAATTTAGGCTATTGCCTAGCTGAGAGGCAGAAGCAACAAGTGGCGTTGGTGGATTTGGATCTGTTCCACAGCCAGCACCCCATTTTGCTCGGTGCGGATTATGAACCACATCTTGAGAATATTTTGCATGACGCTAGACGAATAGATGCCACCTTGCTGGCGCACAGTAGCCACCAATTTAGCGAACGGTTACATCTTTTCTATAGCCAAGATAGCCAACTCTCATTGACGGAAATCAAGCAGCCAGCGGAAGCCATTCGAGTGTTGGCGGAGCACTATGGCACAGTGATTGTCGATGTGCCTGACCTGCATCACCCCGCAATGCTGGAAGTGCTGAATCATGCCGACAGTTGCATTTACGTTACCGACTACAGCTTAAGTAGTCTGCGCTATTTGGCGAAATTGAGAGTGCGCCAATCTGGGCACCATCAACGAACCCTATTGCTTGGCAATCAATGTCGCCATAGCAAAGGCCGTGTACCTAAGCTTGAAATCAGCAAAGCCGCGGGATTAGATATTGGCTTTGAATTACCGTTTGACGCGAAAGTTTTTGAAAAAGCCGAGCGAACCGCCCAGCCTCTGCTCGCTCAGCGTTCGAGATTGAGTAAAAAACTTGAGCAGATCAGCCAATGGTTATCTTCAGCGCCGATCGAAAAGGGTTTAACGGATGTATAA
- a CDS encoding vWA domain-containing protein codes for MPALPIKVTARVQHGVISVTAALMLLGMLTFFSFVLLVIVLSTTDSRLSMLADAVLYSTTNSYNAKADAQQMSEANTPQPNLGLSSLQVDTGNNENAAQVQVSGRVDRGSLALTDTLGTSDVLVTHQAQSKIHQTTLEIVVMLDVSNSMKGEPMTQSIKGLRDFADILYAEERRDFSKVVSIVPATGLVNIGHRPEFFSASAFAIPRDWRSLAKERGWKDLLHPEVPGRWRKAMCTALPEEQDELTSVSALTPNWIRRLELSPPDQNLRLHMEWMSKPAIEHYENDMPLFTYYYSGNPKEKYSPNKHEQRGLFDSPDCGVSQIQPLLSTRRAFIKALDTLYPEFNTNNAEGVMWAWRLLSPHWRGYWDKGKSELPRDYQHPNNRKVMLLFTDGNHLLDVAKRDRKQVALCREMKKQGIEIISIDFNNRSQVMKSCASAGQYYIADNRTIRSVLKQVATTLSKIELTQ; via the coding sequence ATGCCAGCACTACCTATAAAAGTGACCGCTCGTGTTCAGCACGGGGTAATTTCGGTAACCGCAGCATTAATGTTACTCGGCATGCTGACTTTCTTTAGCTTTGTGCTATTGGTGATTGTACTGAGCACGACGGATAGCCGTTTGTCCATGTTGGCTGATGCCGTGTTGTACTCAACCACCAACAGTTACAACGCGAAAGCGGATGCGCAGCAAATGTCTGAAGCGAATACTCCGCAGCCCAACCTCGGATTGTCGAGTCTGCAAGTTGATACCGGTAATAATGAAAACGCGGCGCAAGTACAAGTGTCTGGCAGGGTCGATCGAGGAAGCCTCGCGCTCACCGATACGTTAGGAACCAGCGATGTACTTGTTACCCATCAAGCTCAGTCTAAGATTCACCAAACCACACTGGAAATTGTCGTGATGCTGGATGTGTCAAATTCGATGAAAGGCGAACCGATGACACAATCAATCAAAGGGTTACGAGATTTTGCTGATATCTTGTACGCCGAAGAGCGACGTGATTTTAGTAAGGTGGTCAGCATAGTTCCGGCTACGGGGTTAGTGAATATTGGTCATCGCCCAGAGTTCTTTTCGGCGAGTGCATTTGCGATACCTCGTGATTGGCGATCGTTGGCCAAAGAGCGCGGATGGAAAGATCTTCTCCACCCTGAAGTGCCGGGACGTTGGCGTAAGGCCATGTGTACCGCATTGCCGGAAGAACAAGATGAGCTAACCAGTGTGAGTGCATTAACCCCGAACTGGATCCGCCGCCTTGAGTTGTCGCCACCGGATCAGAACTTACGTTTGCATATGGAATGGATGTCCAAGCCCGCGATAGAACATTATGAAAATGACATGCCATTATTCACTTACTACTATTCAGGTAACCCAAAAGAAAAGTATTCACCAAATAAACACGAACAACGTGGGTTGTTTGATTCACCGGATTGTGGTGTTAGCCAAATCCAACCGTTACTAAGTACTCGTAGAGCATTTATCAAAGCTCTTGATACTCTATACCCAGAGTTCAATACGAATAATGCGGAAGGGGTAATGTGGGCTTGGCGCTTACTGTCACCACATTGGAGAGGGTATTGGGATAAAGGTAAATCCGAATTACCACGCGATTATCAACACCCCAATAATAGGAAAGTGATGCTGCTGTTTACCGATGGTAACCACTTACTTGATGTGGCGAAACGTGATCGCAAGCAAGTGGCATTGTGCCGAGAAATGAAAAAACAAGGGATTGAGATTATCTCCATTGATTTCAATAACCGCTCACAAGTCATGAAGTCATGCGCGAGCGCGGGCCAATACTATATAGCCGATAACCGTACGATTCGCAGCGTGTTGAAGCAAGTGGCTACCACATTAAGCAAAATCGAGTTGACTCAATAA
- a CDS encoding tetratricopeptide repeat protein has product MSREFTSILPKPLWLLLGVSLLVGCSGTANKAAQHTESNARALAEASFNYGQYAQAESQYLKLLASAPDNLNYQLMLGRSQYHQDKKETAMAKLRHVTLAEDPIAADAAVYLGRYLLAAGRTAESVAVYQLGLLKAQQNSVKAQLHNGLGVALLETNLEKARQELQQAITLAPDSPYFRSNLALSYLHDGQIKTAREVFTPLLAYRELPTQVELNFALLLLAENQQDQARALLSRHMPTSEVERDLATLRARLNAIQVAQ; this is encoded by the coding sequence ATGAGCCGAGAATTCACCTCCATACTGCCTAAGCCATTATGGCTGCTACTTGGCGTGAGCCTACTTGTAGGCTGTTCCGGCACTGCCAATAAAGCAGCACAGCACACCGAGAGTAACGCTCGAGCACTGGCTGAAGCATCATTTAATTACGGCCAGTATGCTCAAGCAGAGAGCCAATATTTGAAGTTATTGGCATCTGCGCCCGATAATCTTAACTACCAGTTGATGTTGGGGCGTAGCCAATACCACCAAGATAAAAAAGAGACTGCGATGGCGAAGTTGCGCCATGTTACTTTGGCCGAGGATCCGATTGCGGCTGATGCGGCTGTTTATTTGGGTCGTTATTTATTGGCGGCAGGCAGAACGGCTGAATCGGTGGCGGTTTATCAACTTGGTTTACTCAAAGCGCAGCAAAACTCAGTAAAAGCTCAGTTACACAATGGGTTAGGTGTTGCGTTGCTGGAAACGAACTTGGAAAAAGCACGGCAAGAACTTCAACAAGCCATCACACTCGCGCCAGATAGCCCCTATTTTCGCTCCAACCTCGCTTTGAGTTATCTGCATGATGGGCAGATCAAAACCGCCAGAGAAGTCTTTACACCTCTCTTGGCGTACCGTGAACTGCCTACACAAGTCGAATTGAACTTTGCTCTGTTGCTGCTTGCCGAAAATCAACAAGATCAAGCTCGTGCTTTACTCTCTCGCCATATGCCTACATCCGAGGTTGAGCGTGATCTCGCTACGCTGCGTGCTCGATTAAATGCGATTCAGGTGGCGCAATGA
- a CDS encoding type II secretion system F family protein, which yields MLWFVLIILSWLMLCGLVWIVLERQSAWQRQCQRYSPVLLVEEKADSPAFWLQWSWYQHMQTFISPRQLRQWGLLSLAALVIVPSVLCFNGMDFYIAIPLTLLTLVLVVWFAYQQLQQKRMERFRDELPDIIDGLIRALRVGAPMLAVFQDIANQHQGVTSRLFHQIVDELRVGRTMADVMKLAAQRMPIAEFRFLTIVLSLQQETGGRLANVLERLGNTLRSRAELNASIQTITSESRNSAKVLAALPVLVMLVLFSTGREHFNFLMATTGGQIVMIYITISILFGLFLIRRMTQLKG from the coding sequence ATGTTATGGTTTGTTCTGATCATACTCAGCTGGTTAATGCTTTGTGGCTTAGTCTGGATAGTGCTAGAGCGCCAATCGGCTTGGCAGCGCCAATGCCAACGCTATTCACCCGTCTTATTGGTTGAGGAAAAAGCAGATTCCCCTGCATTTTGGCTGCAATGGTCTTGGTATCAGCATATGCAAACCTTCATTAGCCCTCGTCAATTGCGTCAATGGGGTTTACTGTCGTTGGCCGCATTAGTGATTGTGCCGAGTGTACTCTGTTTCAACGGCATGGATTTTTATATCGCCATTCCACTGACCCTTCTCACCTTAGTTTTGGTGGTGTGGTTTGCTTATCAACAGTTGCAACAAAAGCGCATGGAGCGCTTTCGTGATGAACTGCCGGATATCATTGATGGCCTGATCCGAGCATTACGCGTGGGTGCTCCTATGTTGGCCGTGTTTCAAGATATAGCGAACCAGCATCAAGGCGTCACCTCTCGCTTATTTCACCAAATTGTGGATGAGTTGCGAGTAGGGCGCACTATGGCCGATGTGATGAAGCTTGCTGCACAACGTATGCCGATTGCGGAATTTCGCTTCCTAACCATAGTTCTGAGTTTGCAGCAAGAGACTGGGGGGCGTTTAGCTAATGTGCTGGAACGCCTTGGTAATACGTTGCGCTCACGAGCAGAGCTGAATGCGAGCATCCAAACCATCACTTCCGAATCTCGCAACTCTGCCAAGGTATTGGCTGCATTACCCGTGCTCGTGATGTTAGTGCTGTTTAGTACGGGGCGCGAACATTTCAACTTCTTAATGGCCACCACAGGTGGGCAGATAGTGATGATCTACATCACTATCAGTATTCTGTTTGGTCTATTCCTTATTCGTCGTATGACGCAATTGAAAGGGTAG
- a CDS encoding TadE/TadG family type IV pilus assembly protein, translating to MRSYRLVTARLPRRQQRGSVSIEVALIVPMLLVMIIASSEILTIFRVEQRLVNLNYNVLEMVGNQRTLTRDNNIAQLPYFRDFAEQQLTQLVQGNVGLSIGLHNAATQETQILLRDNRCPLTQSWPKLEIGSVAQVSLCFEPNSQVADNAIWKLWPKKRFSSSMFRETN from the coding sequence ATGAGAAGTTATCGTTTAGTTACCGCCAGATTACCTCGCCGTCAACAGCGTGGTTCGGTCAGTATCGAAGTGGCACTGATTGTGCCTATGCTGTTAGTCATGATTATTGCCAGTTCGGAGATATTGACGATTTTTCGAGTCGAGCAGCGTTTGGTCAACCTAAATTACAACGTCTTAGAAATGGTGGGTAATCAACGTACGCTAACCCGAGACAACAACATTGCTCAACTGCCTTATTTTCGTGATTTTGCCGAGCAACAACTGACCCAGCTTGTACAAGGCAATGTCGGGTTGTCGATTGGTTTGCATAATGCTGCTACTCAAGAAACACAGATCCTATTGCGAGACAACCGATGCCCACTCACGCAGAGCTGGCCGAAGCTTGAGATCGGGAGTGTTGCCCAAGTCTCACTCTGTTTTGAACCGAATAGCCAAGTGGCAGATAACGCCATTTGGAAGCTTTGGCCTAAGAAGCGTTTTAGCTCATCCATGTTCCGGGAGACCAACTAA
- a CDS encoding type II secretion system F family protein — MMLLNFESWLLIAIVSFVGLLLVGMLLWRDQQMQTQWLAQSLRYRQLHLTDTMTENGTRHWLAVLGGYYPTSDTEKKRLTQMLEQAGIYSKDALDKVRGAKLLLGLLTAMLALGWQWSKGELFTAMTLTMALVGYVLGSNLPEYGLRRQSKQAKQRQQQIVADAMDLMVISIEAGLSLDRALERVGHYLLDVEPMLAKQFLRTHAEIQVLGDTALCMKKLAWRTGLQELERCAATLAMAQRYGSPLAETMRNISQDARQMRKMALQEQAGKLPGRITLIQMAFIMLPLLVLIIAPTLNVLLESLR, encoded by the coding sequence ATGATGTTGCTTAACTTTGAATCTTGGCTTTTGATTGCAATCGTGTCTTTTGTGGGGCTGTTGCTGGTGGGTATGCTGCTCTGGCGTGATCAACAAATGCAAACGCAGTGGCTGGCACAGAGCCTGCGTTACCGTCAACTGCATCTGACGGACACGATGACAGAAAACGGCACACGTCATTGGTTAGCGGTGCTGGGTGGGTACTATCCCACCTCCGATACCGAAAAGAAGCGTTTGACTCAGATGCTTGAACAAGCAGGCATCTATAGCAAAGATGCCTTGGATAAGGTGCGTGGGGCTAAGTTATTGCTCGGATTGCTCACGGCTATGCTGGCATTAGGCTGGCAGTGGTCAAAAGGTGAACTGTTCACGGCGATGACCTTAACGATGGCTCTCGTCGGGTATGTTTTAGGCTCTAATCTGCCCGAATACGGTTTACGTCGCCAGTCTAAACAAGCCAAACAGCGTCAACAACAAATCGTCGCAGATGCCATGGATTTAATGGTGATCAGTATTGAAGCTGGTCTGTCGTTGGATCGCGCTCTCGAACGTGTTGGGCACTATTTATTGGATGTCGAGCCCATGCTTGCCAAACAATTCTTAAGAACTCACGCTGAAATCCAAGTGTTGGGTGATACAGCGTTGTGCATGAAAAAGCTGGCTTGGCGTACGGGATTGCAGGAATTGGAACGCTGCGCTGCAACCTTAGCCATGGCGCAACGTTATGGCTCACCGCTTGCAGAAACCATGCGCAATATCAGCCAAGATGCACGTCAAATGCGCAAAATGGCGCTGCAAGAGCAAGCAGGAAAATTACCTGGTCGCATCACCTTGATTCAGATGGCTTTTATCATGTTACCTCTATTGGTACTGATCATTGCTCCCACCTTAAATGTGTTACTGGAGAGTTTACGATGA
- a CDS encoding TadE/TadG family type IV pilus assembly protein, with product MKRYRKGQAGVASIETALMLPIVLAVMMMFFDVSRLHLQYALLDHSMRHSLRTLLAEDWRVKPLNRGVILRMVEARSFGFLEGVEIEVREYPSLEALMQVRLDEEAKLEEAVRPADPVFRISAKLTTQLAYSPLAWFQPEPLRYQSTLVLSKELLFK from the coding sequence ATGAAACGTTATCGCAAGGGGCAAGCTGGTGTGGCTAGCATAGAAACCGCACTGATGTTACCTATTGTGCTGGCTGTCATGATGATGTTCTTCGACGTTTCACGCCTACACCTACAGTATGCTTTGCTTGATCACAGCATGCGTCATTCACTACGTACGCTGCTCGCGGAAGATTGGCGAGTTAAACCCCTCAATCGAGGGGTGATATTGCGCATGGTGGAAGCGCGAAGTTTTGGCTTTTTAGAAGGTGTAGAGATAGAAGTTCGAGAATACCCATCACTCGAAGCCTTGATGCAAGTCCGGTTAGACGAGGAAGCGAAATTAGAAGAAGCGGTCCGCCCAGCCGATCCTGTATTTCGCATTTCCGCTAAATTAACTACCCAGTTGGCATATAGCCCGCTGGCTTGGTTTCAGCCTGAGCCACTACGCTATCAAAGCACGCTAGTTTTATCTAAAGAGTTGCTGTTTAAATAA
- the cpaB gene encoding Flp pilus assembly protein CpaB: MKKLVLVLLGGGLLIAILSIVWMQNSRPSTSPSVSKPTAVSSLPEKAATPRALAAKYPVQAGALLREQDFHWVELGSEHNASLNDLFLENFSQLDALEGSLITRHQDEAQLLNVNDIIRPEQSHYVSAMLAPGKRAVTLELTQAGVSHGLLRPGNWVDVVLTNESNVESASTPKYAATTVLEGVRLLAIGSVVTEFIAKQSVENGANPNSYEPVRVTFEVSPSDAKHLLLAQRLGVLSLVLRSQFESDLAEMEEGSILWDEQVSESFNPESLPRKTVRIFDGETERDRQPKAVN; this comes from the coding sequence ATGAAAAAGTTAGTTTTAGTCTTATTAGGCGGTGGATTATTGATCGCCATCTTGAGTATTGTTTGGATGCAGAACTCACGCCCTTCAACTTCACCTTCAGTCTCTAAACCAACAGCAGTTTCTTCTTTGCCAGAGAAGGCCGCCACTCCGCGTGCGCTTGCGGCTAAGTATCCTGTTCAAGCGGGTGCCTTGTTGCGTGAGCAAGATTTTCACTGGGTAGAGTTGGGATCTGAACATAATGCATCCCTCAATGATCTCTTCCTAGAAAATTTCAGTCAGTTGGATGCGTTAGAAGGCAGTTTAATTACACGCCATCAAGATGAAGCACAGTTGCTGAATGTTAACGACATTATCCGTCCAGAGCAGAGCCATTATGTCTCCGCAATGCTAGCTCCAGGAAAACGCGCTGTGACCCTTGAGTTGACGCAAGCTGGGGTGAGCCATGGCCTACTACGTCCGGGAAACTGGGTCGATGTTGTATTAACCAACGAAAGCAATGTGGAGTCAGCGAGTACACCTAAATACGCCGCTACCACCGTTCTTGAAGGAGTTCGCTTGCTGGCAATTGGGTCTGTGGTCACTGAATTTATCGCGAAACAATCCGTGGAAAATGGCGCAAACCCAAATAGTTATGAACCTGTTCGCGTCACTTTTGAGGTCTCTCCTTCTGACGCTAAACATCTCTTATTAGCTCAGCGTTTAGGGGTGCTGTCGCTCGTTCTACGTAGTCAATTTGAGTCTGATCTAGCAGAGATGGAAGAGGGTTCCATACTGTGGGATGAGCAAGTGTCAGAAAGCTTTAATCCAGAAAGCTTGCCTCGAAAAACTGTGCGAATTTTCGATGGGGAAACCGAGCGCGATAGACAACCCAAAGCAGTGAATTAA
- a CDS encoding YbaN family protein codes for MTHQKIKKFLLFCIGACATALGIIGVFVPLLPTVPFALLAFYCFGASSPRFQAWLVNNRHIGPTLRSIRDKKGLTVSEKWRILLLVWCSILLTVLLLLEGRNITQSILIAIAALETVIIVRYKTRLESC; via the coding sequence ATGACACACCAGAAAATAAAGAAGTTTCTGCTATTTTGTATCGGAGCCTGCGCCACTGCGTTGGGCATTATTGGGGTTTTTGTGCCGCTTTTGCCCACAGTGCCCTTTGCATTGCTTGCATTTTACTGTTTTGGTGCTAGTTCACCCCGATTTCAGGCATGGCTAGTCAATAACCGCCACATCGGCCCCACACTGCGCAGTATACGAGATAAAAAAGGGCTGACCGTAAGTGAAAAGTGGCGAATACTACTTTTAGTTTGGTGCTCAATCTTACTGACCGTGCTGCTGTTATTAGAAGGTCGTAATATAACGCAAAGTATTTTGATTGCGATTGCTGCATTAGAAACGGTGATTATTGTTCGTTATAAAACGCGTCTGGAATCTTGTTAA
- a CDS encoding type II and III secretion system protein family protein — protein sequence MKLLNKFSVLVASLLPCYAFAESPLVLHVNQNQIITVDGDIQDVFVSDPKIVVVHAPSSRHVMVSGKDIGSTDLLIMGENAQTLAHYKLNVNADLSELERAVQHAFPEANIRFAYSKGAIVVMGEVANPLQAHEVLSMASGFARGLQKPEQQTLDMPANSASSGRDSGAAKPGGGIGDYKFVVNQLKTQGSAQVNISIRIVEMERATSEQLGLRWSSIGNMRWGTWDTLQTALGATPGNKFPTNTLPSGNGQHGLNVIIDALVENSLVNVLAEPNLTAKSGEAATFMSGGEFPFPVDNGDDGVSIEFKKFGIALEVTPTVLSNRQISLTVAPEVSTLSRENSVSIAGVEVPGIETRRATTTIELADGQSFALAGLVRTYQDHKVEALPFLGEIPILAPFFSTNSFKNSESELVIIATARLVEPSSDPTELTTPLDRYRPASRFERLFLHKMGETNDESTRLFGHYGYNY from the coding sequence ATGAAACTATTGAACAAATTCTCAGTGTTGGTGGCGAGCTTGCTACCGTGCTATGCCTTTGCTGAATCGCCATTGGTTTTGCATGTGAACCAAAATCAGATCATCACTGTTGATGGTGATATTCAAGATGTGTTTGTGAGTGATCCTAAGATAGTGGTGGTACATGCGCCATCGTCACGTCATGTAATGGTGTCTGGTAAAGATATTGGCAGCACTGATCTCTTGATAATGGGTGAAAATGCGCAAACCTTGGCTCATTACAAATTGAACGTGAATGCCGATCTCTCTGAGTTGGAGCGAGCCGTGCAGCACGCTTTCCCTGAGGCAAATATTCGTTTTGCCTACAGTAAAGGGGCGATTGTGGTCATGGGGGAAGTGGCCAATCCTCTCCAAGCTCACGAAGTATTGAGTATGGCTTCTGGTTTTGCGCGTGGTTTACAAAAGCCTGAACAGCAGACGTTAGATATGCCTGCGAATAGTGCGAGTAGCGGACGGGATTCTGGAGCAGCGAAACCGGGTGGGGGTATCGGTGACTACAAATTTGTCGTGAACCAACTGAAGACCCAAGGTAGTGCGCAGGTGAATATTTCGATACGCATTGTGGAGATGGAACGAGCAACCAGTGAACAGCTTGGTTTACGCTGGAGTTCGATTGGCAACATGCGCTGGGGGACTTGGGATACGTTACAAACTGCACTAGGTGCCACTCCCGGTAATAAATTCCCGACCAATACCTTACCTTCCGGCAATGGTCAGCATGGTTTGAACGTCATTATTGATGCCTTGGTTGAAAATAGTTTGGTCAACGTATTAGCGGAGCCGAATTTAACGGCTAAGTCAGGCGAAGCTGCGACCTTTATGTCGGGGGGCGAATTCCCATTTCCAGTGGATAATGGTGATGATGGGGTAAGTATCGAATTTAAAAAATTTGGTATTGCGCTTGAAGTCACCCCAACTGTATTGAGCAACCGACAGATCAGCCTTACGGTTGCACCTGAAGTCTCCACGTTAAGTCGTGAAAATAGTGTTTCGATCGCTGGAGTTGAAGTGCCGGGTATCGAGACTCGCCGCGCCACGACGACGATTGAGCTTGCCGACGGGCAGAGTTTTGCTTTGGCGGGGTTAGTGCGTACTTATCAAGATCATAAAGTGGAGGCCTTACCCTTTTTGGGCGAGATCCCTATCTTAGCGCCTTTCTTTAGTACCAATAGTTTTAAAAATTCAGAGAGTGAACTGGTGATTATTGCTACTGCTCGCTTAGTGGAGCCGAGCAGTGACCCAACAGAATTAACCACACCGCTTGACCGTTATCGTCCGGCCAGCCGTTTTGAGCGTTTGTTCCTGCACAAAATGGGAGAAACGAACGATGAGAGCACGCGCCTTTTTGGTCATTACGGCTACAACTACTAA
- a CDS encoding CpaF family protein, which produces MYNSVPPLNKTRSAELLFMSEQAKSAFYELVEPSVAATLSRESLLPRVREALAVIAGRKMLPYNSQELAMLSQQMVDEMVGIGPIQSLLDDPEVSDILVNGPDTVYIERRGKLEKTAIRFHDAKHVLNVAQRIVNAIGRRIDESNPMVDARLADGSRVNVIAPPLALHGTCISIRKFPANKLWLDHLVNNGSLTQSMADFLALATYSRANILISGGTGSGKTTLLNALSRHISEDERIITIEDAAELSLMQPHWVPLETRNASTEGNGEVTVRDLVKNALRMRPDRIVLGEVRGAEAFDMLQAMNTGHDGSLCTLHANNPQDAIMRLTNMLQMGGERLSDHIIRSQIVSAIDLVVQLERMRDGQRRITAISEMIGFQGEQIELKPIFRFELVGAQDQKIQGHYRAFSVSPALLEKAAHFAVAEKMVASVESA; this is translated from the coding sequence ATGTATAACTCAGTCCCGCCTTTAAACAAAACGCGTAGCGCTGAATTGTTGTTCATGTCAGAGCAGGCCAAAAGCGCCTTTTATGAGCTGGTTGAGCCTTCTGTCGCAGCGACCTTATCTCGTGAATCGTTATTACCACGGGTGCGAGAAGCACTGGCAGTGATCGCTGGGCGCAAAATGTTGCCCTACAACAGCCAAGAGTTGGCCATGCTTAGCCAACAGATGGTAGACGAAATGGTCGGTATCGGACCGATCCAATCTCTGCTGGATGACCCAGAAGTCTCTGATATTTTGGTTAATGGCCCCGACACCGTATACATAGAGCGACGTGGCAAACTGGAAAAAACCGCAATACGCTTCCACGATGCGAAGCACGTACTGAACGTTGCACAGCGAATTGTTAACGCGATCGGGCGACGGATTGATGAGTCCAACCCTATGGTGGATGCACGTCTGGCGGACGGTAGCCGGGTGAACGTGATTGCTCCGCCGCTGGCCTTACATGGCACTTGTATTTCGATTCGTAAATTTCCAGCCAATAAATTATGGCTCGATCATCTGGTGAACAATGGCAGCTTAACTCAGTCAATGGCCGATTTTCTGGCATTGGCAACCTACAGCCGCGCCAATATCCTGATCTCCGGAGGTACTGGCTCAGGTAAAACGACCCTGCTTAACGCCTTAAGCCGCCATATTAGTGAAGATGAACGCATTATCACGATTGAAGATGCTGCTGAACTCTCACTCATGCAGCCACATTGGGTACCGCTTGAAACACGTAATGCCAGTACCGAAGGTAATGGCGAAGTCACAGTACGTGATTTGGTTAAAAACGCACTACGGATGCGACCAGATCGAATTGTACTTGGTGAGGTTCGTGGTGCAGAAGCCTTTGACATGTTGCAGGCAATGAACACCGGGCACGATGGATCCCTGTGTACTCTACACGCCAATAACCCACAAGATGCCATTATGCGTTTAACGAACATGTTGCAAATGGGAGGAGAACGCTTATCCGATCATATTATTCGCAGCCAAATTGTCAGCGCGATAGATCTTGTGGTGCAACTGGAGAGGATGCGCGATGGCCAGCGCCGAATCACCGCCATCAGTGAGATGATTGGATTTCAGGGAGAGCAGATTGAACTGAAACCCATTTTCCGATTTGAGCTAGTCGGAGCGCAAGATCAGAAAATTCAAGGTCACTACCGTGCTTTCTCGGTTTCACCAGCCTTGCTCGAAAAAGCCGCACACTTCGCCGTGGCAGAGAAGATGGTTGCCAGTGTGGAGAGCGCCTAA